Proteins encoded by one window of Pelmatolapia mariae isolate MD_Pm_ZW linkage group LG14, Pm_UMD_F_2, whole genome shotgun sequence:
- the LOC134640609 gene encoding extracellular calcium-sensing receptor-like, with translation MSGLHILYVTFAWGVGEFFMQYLSMLGWSKDEGAGQPGFRNSQEVWGAWAPPSLNCLSSSSSLLAKGQLRSPNPNVGTSAERKLQREEGHVLRKEDVVSETEPGLKIGDVRSVDSSLPQCVKLERSELLALHLDGDAVIGGFFPLHYVASDPQYSYKTKPETTSCSGFDLRAFRWMMTMVFAVEEINRNSSLLPGVKLGYRIMDSCDHVHTSLKVLFSLVSHSEAENTTEEIKTRESSTCLYYSPVPAVIGLASSSPTRAVAHTLGPFNIPLVSYFATCTCLTDKHLYPSFLRTVPSDLFQVRGLVQLVTFFGWFWVGTIGTTDDYSLYGIQAFSDLFGQQGGCVEFHLTISKSPTVAEIQQIADKLQSSTAQVVVVFATEGQLLDLFSELARRNVTGIQWIASEAWVTASRLASPNFHSLLEGTLGFSFPGISIPGLKEFLLNVRPSPKPGMEFVNMFWEEQFGCKLEFQKDNAGVVEKPLCTGLEDLRYVYSSYSDVTKVRISYNVYKAVYAIAHALHSFLNCDSVGPSRGLCEKHSSFSNGQFLQHLKMVNFTNQFHENVYFDSNGEPVPLYDIINWQKDSTDEIRFIKVGSYDGSAPQKQQLHIVKNMIVWTKGQSQVPVSQCSAPCPPGSRQATRQGEPKCCFDCLPCADGEISNQTGSTECIKCPEYFWSDKEKVKCVAGEEEFLSFSDTMGIILVAITLLGFILTTIITIVFHSFRFTPIVKANNSEISFLLLLSLKLCFLCSLVFIGQPSWWTCRLRQAAFGISFVLCLSCLLVKTIVVLLAFQTNVPGSRGRMLFGTFQQRILILCTTAPQICLSTGWVLGAPPFPFRNSNYQAITGKIVVECKEPWPPGFYLLLGYIGLLAFVCLLLAFLGRKLPDRFNEAKFITFSMLIFWAVWISFIPAYVSSPGNFSVAVEIFAILASSYGLLLCIFVPKCYIILLHPERNIKKGVTRKCWR, from the exons ATGTCTGGCCTCCACATCCTTTATGTTACTTTTGCCTGGGGAGTTGGCGAGTTCTTCATGCAGTATCTGAGCATGCTAGGGTGGAGTAAAG ATGAGGGAGCTGGCCAACCTGGGTTCAGGAATAGTCAGGAGGTGTGGGGTGCTTGGGCACCTCCAAGCCTTAACTGtttgtcctcctcctcttccttatTGGCAAAAGGCCAGCTGAGGTCTCCGAATCCCAATGTTGGGACATCAG CTGAAAGAAAGCTCCAAAGGGAGGAAGGACATGTTCTGAGAAAAGAGGATGTTGTAAGTGAGACAGAACCTGGTTTAAAGATAGGGGACGTGAGAAGTGTTGATTCTAGTTTACCTCAATGTGTAAAACTGGAAAGAAGTGAGCTTCTAGCCTTGCACTTGGATGGCGATGCTGTGATTGGAGGTTTTTTCCCTCTGCACTATGTTGCCAGTGATCCACAGTACAGCTACAAAACTAAACCAGAAACTACATCTTGCAGCGG CTTTGACCTCAGAGCCTTTCGCTGGATGATGACCATGGTGTTTGCAGTGGAGGAAATTAACCGTAATTCAAGTCTATTACCAGGTGTTAAACTAGGCTACCGGATTATGGACAGTTGTGACCATGTCCACACCAGTCTGAAAGTTCTTTTTTCCTTAGTCAGCCACTCTGAAGCT GAAAATACAACagaagaaataaagacaagagaGTCTTCCACCTGTCTGTATTATTCTCCTGTGCCTGCTGTTATTGGTCTTGCATCCTCTTCCCCTACAAGAGCTGTAGCTCACACACTTGGCCCTTTCAACATACCACTG GTGAGTTATTTTGCCACTTGTACCTGTCTTACTGACAAGCATTTGTACCCATCATTCTTGAGAACTGTGCCAAGTGATCTCTTTCAAGTTAGAGGCCTTGTACAGCTTGTCACTTTCTTTGGCTGGTTCTGGGTGGGCACAATAGGGACCACG GATGATTATAGTCTTTATGGGATCCAAGCATTCTCTGATCTGTTTGGACAACAAGGTGGGTGTGTAGAATTTCATCTCACTATCTCAAAATCACCCACAGTGGCTGAGATACAACAAATAGCAGACAAATTACAGAGTTCAACTGCTCAGGTTGTGGTGGTCTTTGCCACAGAAGGACAGCTGCTAGATTTGTTCTCAGAA CTTGCCAGGAGAAATGTAACAGGGATACAGTGGATAGCCAGTGAAGCCTGGGTGACTGCTAGCCGACTGGCTTCACCAAACTTCCACTCTCTTCTGGAGGGAACCCTGGGCTTCTCCTTCCCTGGAATCAGCATCCCTGGCTTGAAAGAGTTTCTTTTAAATGTCCGACCCTCTCCCAAACCAGGAATGGAATTTGTTAATATGTTCTGGGAAGAGCAGTTTGGTTGTAAGCTGGAGTTTCAAAAAGACA ATGCAGGTGTGGTTGAAAAGCCTTTATGCACAGGTTTAGAGGATCTCAGATATGTTTACAGCAGTTATAGTGATGTAACTAAGGTCAGAATATCCTATAATGTGTATAAAGCTGTATATGCTATTGCTCATGCTCTGCACAGTTTTTTGAACTGTGATTCTGTGGGACCTAGCAGGGGGTTATGTGAGAAGCATAGCTCATTTTCAAATGGCCAG TTTCTTCAACATCTAAAAATGGTGAATTTTACCAACCAGTTTCatgaaaatgtatattttgaCTCCAATGGGGAGCCAGTCCCTCTCTATGATATCATTAATTGGCAAAAGGACAGCACAGATGAAATTAG ATTTATCAAAGTTGGAAGCTATGATGGTTCAGCTCCTCAAAAACAGCAACTACACATAGTGAAGAACATGATTGTATGGACAAAAGGACAGTCACAG GTTCCTGTATCTCAGTGTAGTGCTCCATGTCCCCCTGGCAGCAGGCAGGCCACGCGCCAAGGAGAGCCCAAATGCTGCTTTGATTGTTTGCCCTGTGCAGATGGAGAGATCAGCAACCAGACCG GTTCCACTGAATGTATCAAATGTCCTGAATACTTCTGGtcagacaaagaaaaagtgaaatgtGTTGCAGGGGAAGAAGAATTCCTGTCTTTCAGTGACACAATGGGAATTATCCTGGTAGCAATTACCTTGCTGGGATTCATACTGACCACCATCATCACCATTGTCTTTCACAGTTTCCGCTTTACACCCATCGTCAAGGCCAACAATTCAGAAATAAGTTTCTTGCTTCTCCTGTCACTCaagctctgtttcctgtgttctcTGGTGTTCATTGGTCAGCCGTCTTGGTGGACATGTAGGCTCCGCCAGGCAGCATTTGGgatcagctttgtcctgtgtttgtCCTGCCTCCTTGTTAAGACCATTGTGGTCCTCCTGGCTTTCCAGACTAATGTACCTGGTTCCAGGGGTCGGATGCTGTTTGGGACATTCCAGCAGAGGATTTTGATCTTGTGCACTACAGCTCCTCAG ATTTGTCTCTCTACTGGCTGGGTGTTGGGTGCACCTCCCTTTCCATTTAGGAATTCAAACTACCAAGCTATAACTGGAAAA ATTGTTGTGGAGTGTAAAGAGCCATGGCCTCCTGGGTTTTACCTCCTCCTTGGTTACATTGGCCTACTAGCCTTTGTCTGTCTTCTCCTGGCATTCCTTGGACGCAAACTACCGGACAGGTTCAATGAAGCAAAGTTCATCACCTTCAGCATGCTGATTTTCTGGGCTGTGTGGATCTCTTTCATCCCAGCTTATGTCAGCTCTCCTGGAAACTTTTCTGTGGCAGTGGAAATATTTGCTATATTAGCATCTAGTTATGGATTGTTACTCTGTATTTTTGTGCCCAAATGCTACATCATTTTACTGCACCctgaaagaaatattaaaaaaggcGTGACCAGAAAATGTTGGAGATGA
- the LOC134640610 gene encoding extracellular calcium-sensing receptor-like, with protein MEGDVMRKEEAVRERLRGLRKGEVKSEDFSLPECAKLGGSEPIALHSDGDVVIGGFFPLHYAASKPEYSYNSKPQVTSCSGLYHTAFHWMMTMIFTVDEINRNSSLLPGVKLGYRIMDSCDHVHTSLQALFSLIKNYMKEKLTVEMKTREYSPCLNYSPVPAVVGLASSTPTRALAHTLGPFNIPLVSYFATCSCLTDKHLYPSFLRTVPSDLFQVRGLVKLVTFFGWFWVGTIGATDDYSLYGIQAFSTQFGQQGGCVAFHLTIPTSPTVAEIQKMADKLQRSTARVVVAFAKDVNLLDLFLELTRRNMTGIQWVVSEAWMTATQLTTPDFHNLLEGTLGFSFPGVSIPGLKEFLLNVRPSPKPGMELVNMFWEEYFGCKLEFERDRSALKNPVCTGLEDLSYTDSSYSDVSQARISYNVYKAVYAVAHALHTFLNCNSTGPSGGLCEMHNSFTNGQFLQYLKMVNFTNQFDEKVYFDSNGEPVPLYDIINWQKDSKNEISFVKVGSYDGSAQQGQQLQISKNTIVWTTRQSQVPVSQCSVPCPPGSRQATRQGEPKCCFDCLPCADGEISNQTGSTECIKCPEYFWSDKEKVKCVAGEEEFLSFSDTMGIILVAITLLGFILTTIITIVFHSFRFTPIVKANNSEISFLLLLSLKLCFLCSLVFIGQPSWWTCRLRQAAFGISFVLCLSCLLVKTIVVLLAFQTNVPGSRGRMLFGTFQQRILILCTTAPQICLSTGWVLGAPPFPFRNSNYQAITGKIVVECKEPWPPGFYLLLGYIGLLAFVCLLLAFLGRKLPDTFNEAKLITFSMLIFWAVWISFIPAYVSSPGKFSVAVEIFAILASSFGLLLCIFVPKCYIILLHPERNIKKGMTGKNPR; from the exons aTGGAGGGAGATGTTATGAGGAAAGAAGAGGCTGTGAGAGAACGACTGCGTGGTTTACGGAAAGGGGAAGTGAAAAGTGAGGATTTTAGTTTACCTGAGTGTGCAAAATTGGGCGGCAGCGAGCCGATAGCCTTGCACTCAGATGGTGATGTTGTGATAGGAGGATTTTTCCCTCTGCATTATGCTGCATCTAAGCCAGAGTACAGCTACAACAGCAAACCTCAAGTTACATCTTGCAGTGG CCTTTACCACACCGCGTTTCACTGGATGATGACCATGATTTTCACTGTGGATGAAATTAATCGTAATTCAAGCCTATTACCAGGTGTTAAACTAGGCTACAGAATTATGGACAGCTGTGACCATGTCCACACCAGTCTGCAAGCACTTTTTTCCTTAATCA AAAAttacatgaaagaaaaattaaCAGTAGAAATGAAGACAAGGGAGTATTCCCCCTGTCTGAATTATTCTCCGGTGCCTGCTGTGGTTGGTCTTGCATCATCTACCCCTACAAGAGCTTTAGCTCACACACTTGGTCCTTTCAACATACCACTG GTGAGTTATTTTGCCACTTGTAGCTGTCTTACTGACAAGCATTTGTACCCATCATTCTTGAGAACTGTGCCAAGTGATCTCTTTCAAGTTAGAGGTCTCGTAAAGCTTGTCACTTTCTTTGGCTGGTTCTGGGTGGGCACAATAGGAGCTACG GATGATTACAGTCTTTATGGTATCCAAGCATTCTCTACTCAGTTTGGACAACAAGGTGGGTGTGTGGCATTTCATCTCACAATCCCGACATCACCCACAGTGGCTGAGATACAAAAAATGGCAGACAAACTCCAGAGGTCAACTGCTCGGGTTGTGGTGGCATTTGCCAAAGACGTAAATTTGCTAGATTTGTTTTTAGAA CTTACCCGGAGAAATATGACAGGGATACAATGGGTAGTCAGCGAAGCCTGGATGACCGCTACTCAGCTGACCACTCCTGACTTCCATAATCTTCTAGAGGGAACACTGGGTTTCTCCTTCCCTGGAGTCAGCATCCCAGGCTTGAAAGAGTTTCTTCTGAATGTCCGACCATCTCCCAAACCAGGAATGGAGTTGGTCAATATGTTCTGGGAAGAATATTTTGGTTGTAAGCTAGAGTTTGAAAGAGACAGAA GTGCTCTGAAAAATCCTGTATGCACAGGTTTAGAGGATCTGAGTTACACAGATAGCAGTTATAGTGATGTATCTCAGGCCCGAATATCCTATAATGTGTATAAAGCTGTGTATGCCGTTGCCCATGCTCTGCACACTTTCTTAAACTGTAACTCAACAGGACCTAGCGGGGGATTGTGTGAAATGCACAACTCATTTACAAATGGTCAG TTTCTTCAATATCTGAAAATGGTGAATTTCACCAACCAGTTTGATGAGAAAGTATATTTCGACTCCAATGGAGAGCCAGTCCCTCTCTATGACATCATTAATTGGCAAAAGGACAGCAAGAATGAAATTAG TTTTGTCAAGGTAGGAAGTTATGATGGTTCAGCTCAGCAAGGACAACAGCTGCAGATATCGAAGAACACTATAGTATGGACAACAAGACAGTCACAG gtTCCTGTATCTCAGTGTAGTGTTCCATGTCCCCCTGGCAGCAGGCAGGCCACACGCCAAGGAGAGCCCAAATGCTGCTTTGATTGTTTGCCCTGTGCAGATGGAGAGATCAGCAACCAGACCG GTTCCACTGAATGTATCAAATGTCCTGAATACTTCTGGtcagacaaagaaaaagtgaaatgtGTTGCAGGGGAAGAAGAATTCCTGTCTTTCAGTGACACAATGGGAATTATCCTGGTAGCAATTACCTTGCTGGGATTCATACTGACCACCATCATCACCATTGTCTTTCACAGTTTCCGCTTTACACCCATCGTCAAGGCCAACAATTCAGAAATAAGTTTCTTGCTTCTCCTGTCACTCaagctctgtttcctgtgttctcTGGTGTTCATTGGTCAGCCGTCTTGGTGGACATGTAGGCTCCGCCAGGCAGCATTTGGgatcagctttgtcctgtgtttgtCCTGCCTCCTTGTTAAGACCATTGTGGTCCTCCTGGCTTTCCAGACTAATGTACCTGGTTCCAGGGGTCGGATGCTGTTTGGGACATTCCAGCAGAGGATTTTGATCTTGTGCACTACAGCTCCTCAG ATTTGTCTCTCTACTGGCTGGGTGTTGGGTGCACCTCCCTTTCCATTTAGGAATTCAAACTACCAAGCTATAACTGGAAAA ATTGTTGTGGAGTGTAAAGAGCCATGGCCTCCTGGGTTTTACCTGCTCCTTGGTTACATTGGCCTACTGGCCTTTGTCTGTCTTCTCCTGGCATTTCTTGGTCGAAAGCTACCGGACACATTCAACGAAGCAAAGCTCATCACCTTCAGCATGCTGATTTTCTGGGCTGTATGGATTTCTTTCATTCCAGCTTATGTCAGCTCTCCTGGGAAATTTTCTGTGGCAGTGGAAATATTTGCTATCTTAGCATCCAGTTTTGGGTTGTTACTTTGCATTTTTGTGCCTAAATGCTACATCATTTTACTGCACCCTGAGAGAAATATTAAGAAAGGCATGACTGGAAAAAATCCAAGatga
- the LOC134640611 gene encoding extracellular calcium-sensing receptor-like codes for MEGDVIRKEEAVRERLRGLRKGEVKSENFSLPQCAKVGGSEPIALHSDGDVVIGGFFPLHYAASKPEYSYNSKPQVTSCSGFDHIAFRWMMTMVFTVDEINRNSSLLPGVKLGYRIMDSCDHVHTSLQALFSLIKNYMKEKLTVEMKTREYSPCLNYSPVPAVIGLASSTPTRAVAHTLGPFNIPLVSYFATCSCLTDKHLYPSFLRTVPSDLFQVRGLVKLVTFFGWFWVGTIGATDDYSLYGIQAFSTQFGQQGGCVAFHLTIPTSPTVAEIQKMADKLQRSTARVVVVFAKEVNLLDLFSELTQRNMTGIQWVVSEAWMAANQLTTPDFHNLLEGTLGFSFPGVSIPGLKEFLLNVRPSPKPGMELVNMFWEEYFGCKLEFERDRIDKSNEGALKKPVCTGLEDLSYTDSSYSDVSQARISYNVYKAVYAVAHALHTFLNCNSTGPSGGLCEMHNSFTNGQFLQYLKMVNFTNQFDEKVYFDSNGEPVPLYDIINWQKDSKNEISFVKVGSYDGSAQQGQQLQISKNTIVWTTRQSQAPVSQCSSPCPLGSRQATRQGEPKCCFDCLPCADGEISNQTGSSECIKCPEYFWSDKEKVKCVAGEEEFLSFSDTMGIILVAITLLGFILTTTITIVFHSFRFTPIVKANNSEISFLLLLSLKLCFLCSLVFIGQPSWWTCRLRQAAFGISFVLCLSCLLVKTIVVLLAFQTNVPGSRGRMLFGTFQQRILILCTTAPQICLSTGWVLGAPPFPFRNSNYQAITGKIVVECKEPWPPGFYLLLGYIGLLAFVCLLLAFFGRKLPDTFNEAKFITFSMLIFWAVWISFIPAYVSSPGKFSVAVEIFAILASSFGLLLCIFVPKCYIILLHPERNIKKGMTGKYQR; via the exons aTGGAGGGAGATGTTATAAGGAAAGAAGAGGCTGTGAGAGAACGACTGCGTGGTTTACGGAAAGGGGAAGTGAAAAGTGAGAATTTTAGTTTACCTCAGTGTGCAAAAGTGGGCGGCAGCGAGCCGATAGCCTTGCACTCAGATGGTGATGTTGTGATTGGAGGATTTTTCCCTCTGCATTATGCTGCATCTAAGCCAGAGTACAGCTACAACAGCAAACCTCAAGTTACATCTTGCAGTGG CTTTGACCATATAGCGTTTCGCTGGATGATGACCATGGTTTTCACTGTGGATGAAATTAATCGTAATTCAAGCCTATTACCAGGTGTTAAACTAGGCTACAGAATTATGGACAGCTGTGACCATGTCCACACCAGTCTGCAAGCACTTTTTTCCTTAATCA AAAAttacatgaaagaaaaattaaCAGTAGAAATGAAGACAAGGGAGTATTCCCCCTGTCTGAATTATTCTCCGGTGCCTGCTGTGATTGGTCTTGCATCATCTACCCCTACAAGAGCTGTAGCTCACACGCTTGGCCCTTTCAACATACCACTG GTGAGTTATTTTGCCACTTGTAGCTGTCTTACTGACAAGCATTTGTACCCATCATTCTTGAGAACTGTGCCAAGTGATCTCTTTCAAGTTAGAGGTCTCGTAAAGCTTGTCACTTTCTTTGGCTGGTTCTGGGTGGGCACAATAGGAGCTACG GATGATTACAGTCTTTATGGTATCCAAGCATTCTCTACTCAGTTTGGACAACAAGGTGGGTGTGTGGCATTTCATCTCACAATCCCGACATCACCCACAGTGGCTGAGATACAAAAAATGGCAGACAAACTCCAGAGGTCAACAGCTCGGGTTGTGGTGGTATTTGCCAAAGAAGTAAATTTGCTAGATTTGTTTTCAGAA CTTACTCAGAGAAATATGACAGGGATACAATGGGTAGTCAGCGAagcctggatggccgctaatcAGCTGACCACTCCTGACTTCCATAATCTTCTAGAGGGAACACTGGGTTTCTCCTTCCCTGGAGTCAGCATCCCAGGCTTGAAAGAGTTTCTTCTGAATGTCCGACCATCTCCCAAACCAGGAATGGAGTTGGTCAATATGTTCTGGGAAGAATATTTTGGTTGTAAGCTAGAGTTTGAAAGAGACAGAA TTGATAAAAGTAATGAAGGTGCTCTGAAAAAACCTGTATGCACAGGTTTAGAGGATCTGAGTTACACAGATAGCAGTTATAGTGATGTATCTCAGGCCCGAATATCCTATAATGTGTATAAAGCTGTGTATGCCGTTGCCCATGCTCTGCACACTTTCTTAAACTGTAACTCAACAGGACCTAGCGGGGGATTGTGTGAAATGCACAACTCATTTACAAATGGTCAG TTTCTTCAATATCTGAAAATGGTGAATTTCACCAACCAGTTTGATGAGAAAGTATATTTCGACTCCAATGGAGAGCCAGTCCCTCTCTATGACATCATTAATTGGCAAAAGGACAGCAAGAATGAAATTAG TTTTGTCAAGGTAGGAAGTTATGATGGTTCAGCTCAGCAAGGACAACAGCTGCAGATATCGAAGAACACTATAGTATGGACAACAAGACAGTCACAG GCTCCTGTATCTCAGTGTAGTTCTCCATGTCCCCTTGGCAGCAGGCAGGCCACACGCCAAGGAGAGCCCAAATGCTGCTTTGATTGTTTGCCCTGTGCAGATGGAGAGATCAGCAACCAGACCG GTTCCTCTGAATGTATCAAATGTCCTGAATACTTCTGGtcagacaaagaaaaagtgaaatgtGTTGCAGGGGAAGAAGAATTCCTGTCTTTCAGTGACACGATGGGAATCATCCTGGTAGCAATTACCTTGCTGGGTTTCATACtgaccaccaccatcaccattGTCTTTCACAGTTTCCGCTTTACACCCATCGTCAAGGCCAACAATTCAGAAATAAGTTTCTTGCTTCTCCTGTCACTCaagctctgtttcctgtgttctcTGGTGTTCATTGGTCAGCCGTCTTGGTGGACATGTAGGCTCCGCCAGGCAGCATTTGGgatcagctttgtcctgtgtttgtCCTGCCTCCTTGTTAAGACCATTGTGGTCCTCCTGGCTTTCCAGACTAATGTACCTGGTTCCAGGGGTCGGATGCTGTTTGGGACATTCCAGCAGAGGATTCTGATCTTGTGCACTACAGCTCCTCAG ATTTGTCTCTCTACTGGCTGGGTGTTGGGTGCACCTCCCTTTCCATTTAGGAATTCAAACTACCAAGCTATAACTGGAAAA ATTGTTGTGGAGTGTAAAGAGCCATGGCCTCCTGGGTTTTACCTGCTCCTTGGTTACATTGGCCTACTGGCCTTTGTCTGTCTTCTCCTGGCATTCTTTGGACGAAAGCTACCGGACACATTCAACGAAGCAAAGTTCATCACCTTCAGCATGCTGATTTTCTGGGCTGTGTGGATTTCTTTCATTCCAGCTTATGTCAGCTCTCCTGGGAAATTTTCTGTGGCAGTGGAAATATTTGCTATCTTAGCATCCAGTTTTGGGTTgttactttgtatttttgtgccCAAATGTTACATCATTTTACTGCACCCTGAAAGGAATATTAAGAAAGGCATGACTGGGAAATATCAAAGATGA